The genomic segment CCGCTCCTAAATCCGCACCAAAGCCCGCCTCTGTTACGACGTAATCCGCCAGCTTCATGGCCATCTTGGTTCCGATTACGCTGCTGCACCCATGCGCGATATTGGCAAAAGGCCCGCCGTGAATAATGACCGGAGTTCCTTCGATTGTCTGTACGAGATTAGGCTTAATCGCTTCCTTCAAGAGAACGCACATCGCATCGACCGCATTGATTTCTTCTGCCCGGACAGGCTGATCATCGAAGTCGTAGCCAATAATGATATGGTTCAACCGGTCGCGCAAGTCTGCCAGATTCTCACTCAAGCATAGAATCGCCATGATTTCCGACGCGGTCGTAATCATGAAGCCATCCTCACGTGTCATCCCATTGCCGTCACCCAGACCAACAACGATGTTTCGCAGTGCGCGGTCGTTCATGTCCATTGCCCGCTTCCAGACGATTTTCTTTGGATTGAGCCCACGTGGATTGCCATGGAAAATATGATTGTCGATCATCGCTGCCAACAAGTTATGGGCAGCTGTAATCGCATGAATGTCCCCTGTAAAATGCAGGTTAATTTCATCAGCCGGGAGAATTTGTGCCTGGCCGCTTCCGGTTGCGCCTCCCTTGATCCCCATGCAAGGACCCAAAGAGGGCTCGCGAAGCGCTGCCATTGTTTTCTTCCCGAGATAATTTAATGCTTGTGACAGACCAATCGTCGTGAGCGTCTTGCCTGCTCCCGCCGGGTTAGGGTTCATCGCTGTAACAAGAATCAGTTTGCCATCAGGGCGATCCTTCACTTGCTCCCATAGCTCATCTGATAGTTTGGCTTTATACTTTCCGTATAGCTCCAAATGCTGTTCTTCGATACCTGCAATCTTGGCAATTTCAACAATAGACTTCATACTTGCCTCCCTGCCACACCAGAATGTAATGCACCAGTTACCAATCTTCTACATTCTGCATAATCATCCTTTCTCCTTTCCTCTTCGACACATTACGCAAAAGAAAAAGCCCACATTCCGACAAACGTTCAGAATGCAGGCTCTCATTTATTTCCCGAAAATTTTTCCCGGATTCAAAATGCCGTTCGGGTCCAGCACTTGCTTCATCGCTTGCATGATGTCCAGTGCTTCTCCGTGTTCCTTGCGCTGGTACTTGATTTTCCCCACACCCACACCATGTTCTCCCGTGCAGGTTCCTCCCCGACTCAATGCGTATTCCACCAGGTGGGCATTTACTTCCTCGGCACGAGCCACTTCTTCGGGATCATTCAGGTCGATCATCAGGATCGCGTGATAGTTCCCATCCCCGACATGCCCTGCAATCGCTCCATCCAGCCCAGCCCGATCAATGGCTTGCCGTGCGTCCACAACTGCTCCTGCCAGCTCGGAAATCGGCAAGCAAACATCTGTCACCATCAGCTTTTTCCCGGGCGATTTGTGCAGGAAGGCATACGCCAGGTTATGACGAGCGTCCCAGAGCTGCGTCCGCGCCTTCGAATCGGTTTCAAAAAGAAACTGCGTGCAGCCATGTCCATCGGCGATGTTTTGGGCAAAGTCGATGTCATACGCGAGCCCTTGTTCACTTCCGTGGAACTCGATAAACAGCGTCGGTGCTTCCGGGTAACTCGTTTCCTTGTACAGATTCACTTGTTGGATGGAACGTTCATCTACCAGCTCGATTCGCGCTACCTGGATTCCCGCTCCGAGAATATCCACGACGGTATCGACGGCATCCTGCACGGAAGGGAAGCTGGCACGCGCCGCCGTTGTCGCCTCAGGGATGCCGTAGACACGCAAGGTCAGCTCTGTGAATACACCGAGCGTTCCCTCCGACCCGACAAACAGCCCAGTAAGGTGGTAGCCTGAGGAAGATTTGGCTGTCATGCTCCCTGTACGGATGATACGTCCGTCCGCCGTCACCACTTCCAGATCGCGAACCTGATCACGCATCACGCCATAGCGAACAGAGGTTGTTCCACTGGCGTTTGTAGCCGCCATCCCACCCAAAGTCGCGTCCGCGCCAGGATCGACGGAGAAAAACAATCCGTGCTTTTTCAATTCTTTATTGAGCTGGGTCCGCGTCACACCGGGCTGGACTCTCACGAGGAAATCCTTCGGTCGCACCTCCAACACTTGGTTCATCAAGGAAAAATCCATGCTAATTCCGCCCGCATAAGGAATCGCGTGGCCTTCCAGACTGGTCCCCATGCCAAACGGCGTTACCGCAATGTGCTTTTCGTTGGCCAGCTTCATGATTTGACTGACTTCCTCTGCCGTCTGCGGATACACGACTACATCCGGAAGATGCGGGGTATGGTACGATTCATCATGACTGTGGTGCTCCAGTACAGTGGGGTTGGTCGATACTCGTTCTTCCCCCAGCAATCCCACTAACGCTTGCTTGTAATCCACATTGGTTCCCCCTCCGTTACTTGCTCAAGTTGACAAGGAATAAACTGATTTCAGGAATGTAGGTGATGAGCATCAAGTCGACGATCATGATGACCAAAAATGGGATCACCGCTCGCTCAATCTCCGTATTCTGGAGCTTCGCAATATTTCCTGCTACCAACAAATTGATCCCAACTGGTGGCGTCAGCATACCGATGGCGGAGTTGACGACCATGATCACCCCGAATAGCACCGGATCAATGCCCAAAGAGTTCGTGATCGGCAGCAGGATCGGTGTCAGGAGAATGATCGTAACCGCCGTTTCCATGAACGTCCCCAAAATGAGCAGCAAGATGTTAATAATGAGCAACGTAATGATCGTGCTGTCAGTAATCCCCAGCATGAATTGCGCAATTTCCTGCGGGATGTTTTCCCTCGTCATCAGATACCCAAATGCATTAGCGGTCGCGATAATCAGCATGATGACCGCTGTCATACTGGCAGAGCCAGCGAATATTTCCCCCAAGTCCCTCCACTTGATCTCCCGGTAGACGAAAAGCCCGACAACCAGACCGTAAATCACGGCTACCACTGCTGCTTCTGTCGGAGTAAAGATGGCTCCGTATATACCGCCAAGAATAATGATCGGCATGAGTATCGCCAAAATGGCGTCCTTGAAAGCCTCCCATATTTCTTTGGGGGTATGCTTCTCTCCGCCACCCCATCCGTTTTTCTTACTGATCCAATACGAGTACAAGATCAGCGAGATCGCTACGAGAATACCCGGCCCGATCCCGGCAATAAACAAGTCGCTAATCGAGGCACTCGCTGCTACCCCGTACAAAACCATCGGCACGCTCGGAGGAATCATGACACCAATCGTACCGCCTGTTGCATGCAAGGCCGCAGAAAACCGGACATTATACCCTTTTTTGACCATGTGCGGAATCAAAATTCCCCCTACGGCTGCCGTTGTCGCGGCAGAAGAACCCGATATCGCTGCAAAAAAGGTACACCCCATGACCGCCACGATTGCCAATCCCCCCGGCAGGTTCCCGACAATCGTATTCGCAAAGCGAATCAGCCTGGCCGAAATTCCGCCTGTTTCCATCAGCTTTCCTGCCAATAGGAAGAACGGGATCGCCATCAGCGGGAAGGAATCTGTCCCGTTGAACATTTTTTGAATCACAACCAGAAGAGGGATGTTTCCCTCCAGCATAAACACGACAACGACAGATAACCCCAGTGCCACCCCAATCGGTACGTTCAGGATCAGGAGCACCAACAGTGTTAAAAACAAGATCGTACCCACAATCTGGTCACTCCTTCCCGGTAATGTCTTTCCACGTCACATGGATCACGTTCATGATGAGCAAGGCACCGCTGATCGGAATCACCATGTATACATAACCCATGGGAACGAGCAGAGTGGGTGAGGTTTGTGTCATGCTTCTCGCAGACAACAAATAGCCTTGCTGAACCATGACGAAAAAGAAGACCAGACTGCACAAAGCGGCAATAACCAGTACCACTTTGTTCATGCGAGGCGACAAGTACTTTTGAATGTATTCCGTACCGATGTGTGCTTTGATCGACATCGCATACGCTGATCCTAGAAACGTAATCCAGATCAGCAAATACCGAGCCAATTCCTCCGTCCAGGCCAAGGGCTGGTCGAGCAAAAAACGGAAAAGCACCTGCAGGAAGACAGCGACCACCATAATAGCCAGAAGGGCAATGATGAAAAAACGAAGGATGCTGTTTATTTTGGAAACAAGGTTGCCCACACACAATCTCCTTTCGCAGGAAAAAGGGGAGAAAAGCCAGAGTGGCTCGTCTCCCTTCTGCCGTTTATTTTGTATTTACAATTTGATCCACCAGCTCTTTGCCAAACTGCCCGGAAAATTTGTCATAGACAGGCTTCATTGCATCGCGGAAAGCTTGCTTATCCACGTCCTCGGTAATGACTACACCTTTTGCTTTAATATTCGAGATGGCCTCTTCTTCCATCTTGATCATCAGCTCGCGCTCGTACTGACCCGCTTTTTTGGCTTCCTCGGCAAGAAGTTGCTGGACATCTGCCGGGAGCTTATCCCATACAGGCTTGCTGAACAAGATCATCGCCGCTGAGTAGACATGCCCGGTCAAAGCCATTTGCGTTTGCTTGGATTCATATAGCTTGTAGGTCTGTGCAACAATCGCCGGATTTTCCTGGGCATCGACGACTCCTTGTTGCAGCGCCGTCAGCGCCTCTGTCCAAGCCATTGGGGTCGGCTTCGCTCCCAATGCTTCGAATGCAGCCAGATGAATCGGGTTTTCCTGTGTGCGTATCTTCAGCCCTGCCACATCTTCCGGCTTCTTGATCACCTTCGAACCGTTCGTAATATGGCGGAAGCCGTTTTCAGCCCATGCCAGCCCGACCAGATTGGCGTTTTCCAAATCCTTGAGGAGGTCCTGTCCGACTTGTCCGTCGAGGACCTTGTACGCTTGCTCACGGCTCTCAAACAAGAACGGGAGATCCAGCACGCCCAGCTTCGGATGGAAGTTCATCACGGGTGCAGTCGAGGTAATCGACATATCTGCCGTTCCAAAGGTCAGTGCCTCTGTCAATTCACGCTCCGCTCCTAGCTGGCTCAGCGGATACACCTCGATTTTCACTTTCCCACTCGAGCGCTTGTCGACATCCTCGGCCATTTTTTTCAATGCCAAATGGTACGGATGATCCTCAGTCAGCGAATGCCCTGCTTTGAAAACATAGCTTTGGCCGTCACTTTTCGGTGCTTCTGTCCCCCCGGCTTGTCCCGAAGGCGGGGCAGTCTGTTGACCGCCTCCTCCTCCGCACGCCGCCAGAAATAAAGACACAGACATGATGCCAGCTAGCACGAAGCTCCACTTCTTCCGAAACATGCGATAGTACCCCCTGTTGATTCTTTTGTTTTTTAAATAATATGAAAATTTAGTTCATTTTACTAGATCCCTCTTCCACCGTCTACATTCATGACCTCGCCCGTGACAATTTTGGATAGATCAGAAGCCAAATAGAGAGCCGCCTGCGCGATATCCTCCGGCTGAATCAACATACCCAATGGAACACTGCTGATGAAAATATCTTTTTTCCCAGCCTCTACTTCCGCTTCATCTCCATTGATAAACTTACCTAGCATCGGCGTCTCTGCCGGCCCTGGATTAATGACATTGACTCGGATATGAAAAGAAGCAAGTTCAATCGCCAGTGCCTTGCTCAACATGATAGCAGCCCCCTTGGACGCGCAGTACGCATTCAACCCCGGACGTGCGCGAATTCCGGCAATCGAAGCGATGTTGATGATGCTTCCTTTCCCTTTCTCCTTCATGTGAGGAACCGCATGCCTTGTCGTCAAAAAGATCGACTTCGTGTTCACAGACATGATTTGATCCCACTGCTCCAAGGTCAGTTCCTCAATGGGGGTAAACGCTTGGGGAACACCCGCGCAGTTGACCAAGACATCGATCGAGCCGTACGCTTCGAGCGTTTCCTTCACGAGTGCAGCGACGCTCGTATCGTCTGCCACATCCGTTTGCACCGCATGACCTTTCCCTTGTGGCAGCTCTTGAGCGACCACTCCTGCCACTTCTTTGTTCAAATCAGCCAGGATGACGTTGGCTCCCTCGGCCGCAAAAAGCTGCGCAATGGCCTTGCCCATTCCTGACGCGGCCCCTGTTACAATCGCCGTTTTTCCTTGCAAAAGTTGCCCGCTCATAGGTTGATCACCACCATTCGCTCTTCTGTCATCTCTTCGACTGCGTAACGCGGACCTTCCTTGCCTAGCCCGCTGTTTTTGATTCCGCCGTATGGCATGACGTCATTGCGATAGGTCGATACGTCGTTGATCACCACGCCACCGTACTCCAGCACGCGTGCCGCTTTCATCGCGACGTTCAAATCACGGGTAAAAATCCCTGCCTGCAAGCCGTACTCCGAATCGTTGGCTTGTGCAAACGCATCATCCAGATCACTGTACGGAATGATCGTAACGACGGGCGCGAACACTTCCCGGCAAACCACCTTCATCTCTGGCCTTGTATCCACCAACACAGCCGGATAGAAAAGAGCACCCTCCCGTTTGACAGGCAAGAGCGATCTGGCCCCTTGGCTAATCGCTTCCTGTACCCATTCCTCGGTACGGCTCGCTTCTTTTTCACTGATCATCGGTCCGACATCCGTGTCCGGGTCTTCCGGGTCCCCTACCTTCAACTGATGGACATGCGAGATATAAAAGTCACTGAACGCCTGCATAACCGATTCATGCACGTAAATGCGCTGGACAGCAATGCACGCCTGACCGGCATTGTGAAAGCTGCGGGCGGCTGTTTGACGGGCTGCCAGCTCCAAATCCGCATCGAGGTGCACGATATTGGGAGAGTTGTTGCCCAGCTCCAGCGCAACGGGACGCATGCCACTTCGCTCCTTGATGCGGCGACCGACTTCTCCTGACCCGGTAAAGGTGTACATGGCGATGCGCTCTTCATCCAGCAGCCATTCCCCTACCTGACTGCCTGCCCCTGTCACGATATTTACATAGCCTTTTGGCAAGCCCGCTTCCTCCAGGATCTCCACCAACAGAAAGGTTGCGATAGGCGTGACTGTAGCTGGCTTAACCACCAGCGTATTTCCTGCGGCTAGCGCTGGCGCGATCTTGTGCGTACTGAGCAGCAAGGGATAGTTAAACGGCGTAATGGCACCGATCACTCCCTTTGGCACCCGAATGGTAAAGCCCAGTCGGTTTTCCGAGCCTTCTGTTGCTTGCAGCGGAATCATTTCCCCATGAATTTTTTTAGCTTCCTCTGCCGACAAGCGCAGCGTATTGATCGTCCGATCCAGCTCATTCATCGCGTCCTTGCGCGTTTTGCCCACCTCGCGAATCAAGGATCGCTCCATCTCGTCCCGGCGTTCCTCCATTAGCTCAGAGGCTTTCAGCAAGATTTTGTACCGTTGAAAAGGAGTCAATTTGTCTGTTTTAAACGTCTCCCATGCAGCTTCCACCGCTTCTGTTACATGTCTCTGCTCGGCCTTGGCAATACGCGCGATGCACTCGCCCGTGTATTTGTGTAGGACGGGAATGTAGCTCTCGGTTTTCACCCATTCTCCACCGATGTACAAATCATACGATCTCGCTTCCATGTCCTCTTCCTCCCTTATATTTATCTCGTTGTTTGATAGATGTGGCGAACGATTTCGTCTCCCAATTCTTTCGTTGTCGCTGTTCCCCCAAGATCAGGAGTGAGCACCTTGCCATCTTGCAACACGTTTTCGATGGCGTTCATAATGACAGCACTGAGTTCTGGCAGATCGAGATGATCCATCATCATGGCGAGGCTCCATACTTGTGCGATCGGATTGGCGATTCCTTTACCCGCGATATCTGGCGCAGAGCCGTGAATGGGCTCAAACATGGATGGGTACTTGCGCTCCGGATTGATGTTCGCGGAAGGAGCCAAGCCCAAACCACCGACGATCGCCGCCCCGAGATCGGTCAAAATGTCTCCAAACAAGTTGCTCGCGACAACGACGTCAAACGTTTCTGGTCGCGTGATGAAATAGGCAGCAAGTGCATCGATATGATACAGATTGGTCTGGATGCCTGGGTATTCCTGACTGACTTCCTTGACGATCTCATCCCAGAACGGCATGGAATGGTTGATGCCGTTGGACTTCGTAGCAGCCGTCACGCTCTTTTTCGAACGCTTTTCCGCCAGGGAGTAAGCGTATTTGAGGATGCGCTCTGTTCCGTACCGGGTAAATACGTTGTTTTGCACCGCCATTTCGTACGGTGTACCCTGGTGCATGCGCCCGCCCATATTGGAGTACTCACCCTCTGTATTCTCCCGAACCACGACGAAATCGAGATCGGCATGCCCCTTATAGCGAAGAGGGCTTTCCAGACCTTTGAGCAGCTTGACCGGGCGAAGGTTCACATACTGCTGGAATGCCCGGCGTATTGGCAAGATCAGCTCCCACACGGATACGTGGTCGGGAACCTCTGGCGCACCAATTGCCCCAAGCAGAATCAAATCATAGTCTTTTAAAATATGTAGTCCATTTTCCGGCATCATTTTGCCATGTTCGAGATAGTAGCTACAA from the Brevibacillus brevis genome contains:
- a CDS encoding TRAP transporter large permease — its product is MGTILFLTLLVLLILNVPIGVALGLSVVVVFMLEGNIPLLVVIQKMFNGTDSFPLMAIPFFLLAGKLMETGGISARLIRFANTIVGNLPGGLAIVAVMGCTFFAAISGSSAATTAAVGGILIPHMVKKGYNVRFSAALHATGGTIGVMIPPSVPMVLYGVAASASISDLFIAGIGPGILVAISLILYSYWISKKNGWGGGEKHTPKEIWEAFKDAILAILMPIIILGGIYGAIFTPTEAAVVAVIYGLVVGLFVYREIKWRDLGEIFAGSASMTAVIMLIIATANAFGYLMTRENIPQEIAQFMLGITDSTIITLLIINILLLILGTFMETAVTIILLTPILLPITNSLGIDPVLFGVIMVVNSAIGMLTPPVGINLLVAGNIAKLQNTEIERAVIPFLVIMIVDLMLITYIPEISLFLVNLSK
- a CDS encoding TRAP transporter substrate-binding protein; the encoded protein is MFRKKWSFVLAGIMSVSLFLAACGGGGGQQTAPPSGQAGGTEAPKSDGQSYVFKAGHSLTEDHPYHLALKKMAEDVDKRSSGKVKIEVYPLSQLGAERELTEALTFGTADMSITSTAPVMNFHPKLGVLDLPFLFESREQAYKVLDGQVGQDLLKDLENANLVGLAWAENGFRHITNGSKVIKKPEDVAGLKIRTQENPIHLAAFEALGAKPTPMAWTEALTALQQGVVDAQENPAIVAQTYKLYESKQTQMALTGHVYSAAMILFSKPVWDKLPADVQQLLAEEAKKAGQYERELMIKMEEEAISNIKAKGVVITEDVDKQAFRDAMKPVYDKFSGQFGKELVDQIVNTK
- a CDS encoding TRAP transporter small permease yields the protein MGNLVSKINSILRFFIIALLAIMVVAVFLQVLFRFLLDQPLAWTEELARYLLIWITFLGSAYAMSIKAHIGTEYIQKYLSPRMNKVVLVIAALCSLVFFFVMVQQGYLLSARSMTQTSPTLLVPMGYVYMVIPISGALLIMNVIHVTWKDITGKE
- a CDS encoding aldehyde dehydrogenase family protein — encoded protein: MEARSYDLYIGGEWVKTESYIPVLHKYTGECIARIAKAEQRHVTEAVEAAWETFKTDKLTPFQRYKILLKASELMEERRDEMERSLIREVGKTRKDAMNELDRTINTLRLSAEEAKKIHGEMIPLQATEGSENRLGFTIRVPKGVIGAITPFNYPLLLSTHKIAPALAAGNTLVVKPATVTPIATFLLVEILEEAGLPKGYVNIVTGAGSQVGEWLLDEERIAMYTFTGSGEVGRRIKERSGMRPVALELGNNSPNIVHLDADLELAARQTAARSFHNAGQACIAVQRIYVHESVMQAFSDFYISHVHQLKVGDPEDPDTDVGPMISEKEASRTEEWVQEAISQGARSLLPVKREGALFYPAVLVDTRPEMKVVCREVFAPVVTIIPYSDLDDAFAQANDSEYGLQAGIFTRDLNVAMKAARVLEYGGVVINDVSTYRNDVMPYGGIKNSGLGKEGPRYAVEEMTEERMVVINL
- a CDS encoding FAD-binding oxidoreductase codes for the protein MDYKQALVGLLGEERVSTNPTVLEHHSHDESYHTPHLPDVVVYPQTAEEVSQIMKLANEKHIAVTPFGMGTSLEGHAIPYAGGISMDFSLMNQVLEVRPKDFLVRVQPGVTRTQLNKELKKHGLFFSVDPGADATLGGMAATNASGTTSVRYGVMRDQVRDLEVVTADGRIIRTGSMTAKSSSGYHLTGLFVGSEGTLGVFTELTLRVYGIPEATTAARASFPSVQDAVDTVVDILGAGIQVARIELVDERSIQQVNLYKETSYPEAPTLFIEFHGSEQGLAYDIDFAQNIADGHGCTQFLFETDSKARTQLWDARHNLAYAFLHKSPGKKLMVTDVCLPISELAGAVVDARQAIDRAGLDGAIAGHVGDGNYHAILMIDLNDPEEVARAEEVNAHLVEYALSRGGTCTGEHGVGVGKIKYQRKEHGEALDIMQAMKQVLDPNGILNPGKIFGK
- a CDS encoding tartrate dehydrogenase, with product MLHYSIAVIPGDGIGPEVMEEGLKVLGAIEESHGGIRFARDVMDWNCSYYLEHGKMMPENGLHILKDYDLILLGAIGAPEVPDHVSVWELILPIRRAFQQYVNLRPVKLLKGLESPLRYKGHADLDFVVVRENTEGEYSNMGGRMHQGTPYEMAVQNNVFTRYGTERILKYAYSLAEKRSKKSVTAATKSNGINHSMPFWDEIVKEVSQEYPGIQTNLYHIDALAAYFITRPETFDVVVASNLFGDILTDLGAAIVGGLGLAPSANINPERKYPSMFEPIHGSAPDIAGKGIANPIAQVWSLAMMMDHLDLPELSAVIMNAIENVLQDGKVLTPDLGGTATTKELGDEIVRHIYQTTR
- a CDS encoding SDR family oxidoreductase translates to MSGQLLQGKTAIVTGAASGMGKAIAQLFAAEGANVILADLNKEVAGVVAQELPQGKGHAVQTDVADDTSVAALVKETLEAYGSIDVLVNCAGVPQAFTPIEELTLEQWDQIMSVNTKSIFLTTRHAVPHMKEKGKGSIINIASIAGIRARPGLNAYCASKGAAIMLSKALAIELASFHIRVNVINPGPAETPMLGKFINGDEAEVEAGKKDIFISSVPLGMLIQPEDIAQAALYLASDLSKIVTGEVMNVDGGRGI
- a CDS encoding formate--tetrahydrofolate ligase is translated as MKSIVEIAKIAGIEEQHLELYGKYKAKLSDELWEQVKDRPDGKLILVTAMNPNPAGAGKTLTTIGLSQALNYLGKKTMAALREPSLGPCMGIKGGATGSGQAQILPADEINLHFTGDIHAITAAHNLLAAMIDNHIFHGNPRGLNPKKIVWKRAMDMNDRALRNIVVGLGDGNGMTREDGFMITTASEIMAILCLSENLADLRDRLNHIIIGYDFDDQPVRAEEINAVDAMCVLLKEAIKPNLVQTIEGTPVIIHGGPFANIAHGCSSVIGTKMAMKLADYVVTEAGFGADLGAEKFFDIKCRKAGLTPSAAVVVITVRSLKFNGGVKVPDLAAENLSALEKGFENVKRHLENLQKFGVPAVVAINHFATDTQAEIDAVIALCHAAGAEAALSKVWAEGGAGGVELAEKVTRAAERPSSFRFLYEENLSIRDKIETVVKEVYRGSGVVFSPLALKTMQKVEEMGMSHLPVCMAKTPYSFTDRADLLGAPVDFTIQVSEVRISAGAGFIVALTGSLVTMPGLPKKPAAESLYVDENGHVIGLS